One Spiroplasma endosymbiont of Dioctria linearis DNA segment encodes these proteins:
- the coaD gene encoding pantetheine-phosphate adenylyltransferase, translated as MRRAIYPGSFDPFHEGHLNILVKATKLFDEVIVVITKNISKNENPDLKYRIEKIKSMIKGLKNVKIEINENELTAYFAKQREIKYIVRGIRDSQTLNYEIELYDGNKSIYDELETVLFLSDNKNRKVSSTLLKEIEKYKSEEFICDQLKK; from the coding sequence ATGAGAAGAGCTATTTATCCAGGAAGTTTTGATCCTTTTCATGAAGGTCACTTAAATATTTTAGTGAAAGCTACAAAACTATTTGATGAGGTTATAGTTGTTATTACAAAAAATATTTCAAAGAATGAAAATCCTGATCTGAAGTATAGAATTGAAAAAATTAAATCTATGATTAAAGGATTAAAAAATGTAAAAATTGAAATAAATGAAAATGAATTAACTGCTTACTTTGCAAAACAAAGAGAAATAAAATATATTGTAAGAGGAATTAGAGATTCTCAAACTTTAAATTATGAAATAGAGCTTTATGATGGAAATAAAAGTATTTATGATGAATTAGAAACTGTATTATTTTTATCAGATAATAAAAATAGAAAAGTTTCATCAACATTATTAAAAGAAATAGAAAAGTATAAAAGTGAGGAATTTATATGTGATCAATTAAAGAAATAG
- the pta gene encoding phosphate acetyltransferase, whose protein sequence is MWSIKEIENKIRAIKKKQRIVFPEGTQEKIQQTANFLVENDLAIPVLLFNTKKEVPSNLNEKIETVIMDQYDKDKMIKLFLEIRKDKADEQTAKKLMDQRTYFGVMMMKLDLADAMICGLEYTTADTLRPALQIIKTSKKYSIASSVFLMSKEEEIYLFTDCALNVDPNANQLADIASMSADFAQQLNEKNVQVVMLSYSTNGSGMGASVDKVKEAVNLLNSKESKGITFDGEMQFDSAFDKSVRIKKYPKTKITKEHPDVYVFPDLNSGNIGYKIAQRFGNFQAAGPFILGLNKPVNDLSRGATLEDIKQTSIVTIYTSMFNGGDK, encoded by the coding sequence ATGTGATCAATTAAAGAAATAGAGAATAAAATTAGAGCAATCAAGAAAAAACAAAGAATTGTTTTTCCTGAAGGAACACAAGAAAAAATACAACAAACAGCTAACTTTTTAGTAGAAAATGATTTAGCAATACCTGTATTGTTATTTAATACAAAAAAAGAGGTACCTAGTAATTTAAACGAAAAAATAGAAACTGTTATTATGGACCAATATGATAAAGATAAAATGATTAAATTATTTTTGGAAATAAGAAAAGATAAAGCTGATGAACAAACAGCAAAGAAACTTATGGATCAGAGAACTTACTTTGGTGTAATGATGATGAAATTAGATTTAGCTGATGCAATGATTTGTGGTTTGGAATATACAACAGCAGATACTTTAAGACCTGCTTTGCAAATTATTAAAACAAGTAAAAAATACTCAATAGCTTCATCTGTTTTCTTAATGTCAAAAGAAGAAGAGATTTATTTATTTACTGACTGTGCTTTAAATGTTGACCCAAATGCAAATCAATTAGCAGATATTGCTTCAATGTCAGCTGATTTTGCTCAACAATTAAATGAAAAAAATGTTCAAGTAGTAATGTTGAGTTACTCAACAAATGGTTCTGGTATGGGAGCAAGTGTAGATAAAGTAAAAGAAGCTGTAAATCTATTAAATTCAAAAGAGTCAAAAGGGATAACTTTTGATGGAGAAATGCAATTTGATTCTGCTTTTGATAAAAGTGTAAGGATAAAAAAATACCCAAAAACAAAAATTACAAAAGAACACCCAGATGTTTATGTATTTCCAGATTTAAATTCTGGAAATATTGGATATAAAATCGCTCAAAGATTTGGTAATTTTCAAGCTGCGGGACCATTTATTTTAGGTTTAAATAAACCTGTAAATGATCTTTCAAGAGGTGCAACTTTAGAAGATATTAAACAAACATCAATAGTAACAATATATACATCAATGTTTAATGGAGGAGATAAATAA
- a CDS encoding acetate kinase: MILVVNAGSSSIKFKLFNISDKKNPISTVEGLAERISVDGKLTIEINDKKHVFETEMKDHLDAVKLILTKFTELKVIDKPDDIKGIGFRVVHGGDKIVKTVELTKEIKKTIEDNIRLAPLHNPGALTSINAFQESLPKAKLVGCFDTSYHQTMPEINYMYTTPYKWYTDYKVRKYGFHGISYEYIAYKAQEIFNKKQEKLNLIVCHLGNGGSICAIKNGKSYNTTMGLTPLAGLMMGTRSGDIDPSIIQYISKETGKNIYEITEILNKQSGLQGVSEVSSDMRDVISASEKGNKKASLAVELYTQIVADFIVKFANQINDNIDGIIFTAGIGENAGIIREKISQKCRLLDLHIESKLNNEKYSDYLLISSNKSKIPVLKVKTNEELMICNQTLKFL, from the coding sequence ATGATTTTAGTAGTAAATGCTGGAAGTAGTTCAATTAAATTTAAATTATTTAATATATCAGATAAAAAAAATCCTATTTCAACTGTTGAGGGATTAGCAGAGAGAATTTCAGTAGATGGTAAATTGACAATTGAAATTAATGATAAAAAACATGTATTTGAAACTGAAATGAAAGATCATTTAGACGCAGTCAAACTAATTTTAACTAAGTTTACAGAACTAAAAGTAATTGATAAACCCGATGATATTAAAGGAATTGGTTTTAGAGTAGTTCATGGTGGAGATAAAATTGTTAAAACAGTAGAATTAACAAAGGAAATTAAAAAAACAATTGAAGATAATATAAGGCTGGCTCCATTACATAATCCAGGAGCATTAACATCAATTAATGCTTTTCAAGAAAGTTTGCCAAAAGCTAAGCTTGTAGGTTGTTTTGATACATCATATCATCAAACAATGCCAGAAATTAACTATATGTATACAACACCATATAAATGGTATACAGATTATAAAGTTAGAAAGTATGGTTTTCATGGAATTAGTTACGAATATATTGCATATAAAGCTCAAGAAATATTTAACAAAAAGCAAGAAAAATTAAACCTAATTGTTTGTCATTTGGGAAATGGTGGAAGTATTTGTGCTATTAAAAATGGTAAATCTTATAATACAACTATGGGATTAACTCCATTGGCAGGATTAATGATGGGAACAAGAAGTGGAGATATTGATCCTTCAATTATTCAATATATCTCAAAAGAAACTGGCAAAAATATCTATGAAATTACAGAAATTTTAAATAAACAATCTGGTTTACAAGGAGTTAGTGAAGTAAGTAGTGACATGAGAGATGTAATTTCAGCTTCTGAAAAAGGTAATAAAAAAGCTTCCTTAGCAGTTGAACTTTATACTCAAATAGTTGCTGATTTTATAGTTAAATTTGCAAACCAAATAAATGATAATATTGATGGAATTATATTTACTGCAGGAATTGGCGAAAATGCAGGAATAATTAGAGAAAAAATATCTCAAAAATGTAGATTATTAGATTTACATATTGAATCTAAATTAAATAATGAAAAATATTCTGACTATTTATTAATTTCTTCTAATAAATCAAAAATTCCAGTTTTAAAAGTTAAAACCAATGAAGAGTTAATGATTTGTAATCAAACTCTAAAATTTTTATAA
- a CDS encoding 2-oxo acid dehydrogenase subunit E2 — protein sequence MVHLRARNLKSKAILKRWLFSGEEAIFGEDFALVELEDGSEVKIKSNYNGLIAKTIKIGSHIKNGSILANIVIGDLEIEKYKKESLKKTEVNVINRQELNIKSENLSSNRTESLNSNRTEEKEYIEVNTINNNVISNKNIESTIVSDFKKKDVENSSIKSQENKEVNEIMSESNMQPKDKFAQMRLSIKESIKNAPQHKYNGDLSKEELLKITPEEVRKSDSTNLFSTDNVSGLSKFRQLVQARKEKLLEENNFKEVKDNAGEINAMSKTDEKGRPLIMRNIIQARIEKLNSAGGDTRVLQSDIVATKDNAILDHQRVENNSEQQKHLQEGNNEFKQGSDVKNQNVENTSTFKRENNISNESYFKEKKSTLVDSNDAIDYSEATMSKDNSNKFDEEISSKSNWNYADTKISNLHDTRKRWNVIKNHDDRADIRQRREAIEQGLTEDNLSFSKKIKEIGIPQEFLREVLYQDPESGATTYVLYNETPKGRMEFENWLRTTNLYSAYKAEKRLNEKNQGIEFDGQINNKDLAQNEEQDLYKNRERDLYKKIHLKISENENLKTIDNELDQTMQFETVNTAEFDRDEIPEKTPKVIQKEIKTQISKKDDELVKVYDKKIADETLDFLKAEIKELHRTLKEQNQLHAATSKLNQQSHFNVGPDTFGQMMQYMLMQNMMQNMNQNKVSNRDISASDLKSVIKEEINSFANELKEKKRKEEEQILLEQEIIAKVERQFREKYERERYQEEQLHHEQKEVKRLQRKEENIRDINFEVDKPDNSLGYLQFESNDENKVIEREKVNKNRNSAVKSMILSQNFIPPLTISTEIDMSSILKLKHMLKQTQNHIKFTTISFIAKSISIALEEYPKLNSSYDPETNEVIIKKYHNIGLATETSEGLIIPVLKFVDRLSIKEVAIDIKEMTSRLRAGELLNYESEGSTITISNYGNIGAIQATPTIFYPNAAVIGVGKVIKKPVVVDNEKLAIKAIMHMSLTIDQRIIDAAEAGKFLAKVKAILEKPEILTVS from the coding sequence ATGGTGCATCTAAGAGCTAGAAATTTAAAGTCAAAAGCAATTTTAAAGAGATGATTATTTTCTGGAGAAGAAGCTATTTTTGGTGAGGACTTTGCACTTGTTGAATTAGAAGATGGCAGTGAAGTTAAAATAAAGTCTAACTATAATGGTCTTATTGCAAAAACTATTAAAATAGGTAGTCATATCAAAAATGGGAGTATTTTGGCAAATATTGTTATTGGAGATTTAGAAATTGAGAAGTATAAAAAAGAAAGTTTAAAAAAAACAGAAGTTAATGTAATTAATAGGCAAGAGCTTAATATTAAAAGTGAAAACTTAAGCTCAAATAGAACTGAAAGCCTAAATTCAAATAGAACTGAAGAAAAAGAGTATATAGAGGTTAATACTATTAATAATAATGTAATTTCTAATAAAAATATTGAATCAACAATAGTAAGTGATTTTAAGAAAAAAGATGTAGAGAATAGTTCAATAAAGTCACAAGAAAATAAAGAGGTAAATGAAATTATGAGCGAATCAAATATGCAGCCAAAAGATAAATTTGCTCAAATGAGATTAAGTATTAAAGAATCAATTAAAAATGCTCCTCAACATAAATATAATGGTGATTTATCAAAAGAAGAACTGCTAAAAATTACTCCAGAAGAGGTAAGAAAATCTGATAGTACTAATTTATTTTCAACAGATAATGTTAGTGGTCTAAGTAAATTTAGACAACTTGTACAAGCAAGGAAAGAAAAGTTACTTGAAGAAAATAATTTTAAAGAAGTTAAAGACAATGCAGGTGAAATCAATGCAATGTCAAAAACAGACGAAAAAGGTCGTCCTTTAATTATGAGAAATATAATTCAAGCAAGAATTGAAAAACTTAATAGTGCTGGGGGAGATACAAGAGTTTTACAATCTGACATTGTAGCTACCAAAGATAATGCTATATTAGACCACCAGAGAGTTGAAAATAATAGCGAGCAACAAAAACACTTACAAGAGGGTAATAACGAATTTAAACAAGGGTCTGACGTAAAAAACCAAAATGTTGAAAATACATCAACTTTTAAAAGGGAAAATAATATATCAAATGAATCTTATTTTAAAGAAAAAAAATCAACATTAGTAGATTCTAATGATGCAATTGATTATAGTGAGGCCACAATGAGTAAAGATAATTCAAATAAATTTGACGAAGAAATTAGCTCAAAAAGTAACTGAAATTATGCAGATACAAAAATCTCTAATCTTCATGACACAAGAAAAAGATGAAATGTTATAAAAAATCATGATGATAGAGCAGATATTAGACAAAGAAGAGAAGCAATCGAACAAGGTTTAACTGAAGATAATTTAAGTTTTAGTAAAAAAATAAAAGAAATAGGAATACCTCAAGAATTTTTGAGAGAAGTTTTATATCAAGATCCAGAAAGTGGAGCTACAACTTATGTTTTATATAATGAGACTCCAAAAGGTAGAATGGAATTTGAAAATTGATTAAGAACTACAAATCTATATTCAGCTTATAAAGCTGAAAAGCGTCTCAATGAAAAGAATCAAGGAATAGAATTTGATGGTCAAATAAATAATAAAGACTTAGCTCAAAATGAGGAACAAGATTTATATAAAAATAGAGAACGTGATTTATATAAAAAAATACATTTAAAAATTTCTGAAAATGAAAACTTAAAAACTATTGATAATGAACTTGACCAAACTATGCAATTTGAAACTGTTAACACAGCTGAATTTGATAGAGATGAGATTCCTGAAAAAACACCAAAAGTTATTCAAAAGGAAATTAAAACTCAAATAAGTAAAAAGGATGATGAATTAGTGAAAGTCTATGATAAAAAAATTGCTGATGAAACATTGGATTTTTTAAAAGCTGAAATTAAAGAATTACATAGAACTTTAAAAGAGCAAAATCAATTACATGCTGCTACTTCAAAATTAAATCAACAGTCACATTTTAATGTTGGTCCTGATACTTTTGGTCAAATGATGCAATATATGTTAATGCAAAATATGATGCAAAATATGAATCAGAATAAAGTTTCAAATAGAGATATTAGTGCAAGTGATTTAAAATCAGTGATTAAAGAGGAAATTAACTCATTTGCTAATGAACTAAAAGAAAAAAAACGTAAAGAAGAAGAACAAATTCTTTTAGAGCAAGAAATTATTGCAAAAGTTGAAAGACAGTTTAGAGAAAAATATGAGAGAGAAAGATATCAAGAAGAACAATTACATCATGAACAAAAAGAAGTAAAGAGACTACAAAGAAAAGAAGAAAATATTAGAGATATCAACTTTGAAGTTGATAAGCCAGATAACTCTTTAGGATATTTACAATTTGAATCTAATGATGAAAATAAAGTTATTGAAAGAGAAAAAGTTAATAAAAATAGAAACTCTGCTGTAAAATCAATGATTTTAAGCCAAAACTTTATTCCACCATTAACAATATCAACAGAGATTGATATGAGCTCTATCTTAAAACTAAAACATATGTTAAAACAAACTCAAAATCATATTAAATTTACAACAATTTCATTTATAGCTAAATCTATCTCGATTGCTCTTGAGGAATATCCAAAATTGAACTCAAGTTATGATCCAGAAACAAACGAAGTTATTATTAAAAAATATCATAATATTGGTCTTGCAACTGAAACTAGTGAGGGCTTAATTATTCCAGTTTTAAAATTTGTTGATAGATTATCAATAAAGGAAGTTGCAATTGATATTAAAGAGATGACCTCAAGACTTCGTGCTGGAGAGCTTTTAAATTACGAATCAGAGGGAAGTACAATTACAATTTCTAATTATGGTAATATAGGTGCAATTCAAGCAACGCCAACAATTTTCTATCCAAATGCTGCAGTTATTGGAGTAGGAAAAGTTATTAAAAAACCTGTAGTAGTTGATAATGAAAAATTAGCAATTAAAGCAATTATGCATATGAGCTTAACAATTGATCAAAGAATAATCGATGCAGCAGAAGCTGGTAAATTCTTAGCAAAAGTTAAAGCAATTCTTGAAAAACCTGAAATTTTAACAGTTTCTTAA
- a CDS encoding acyl carrier protein → MNYFEEIKKALLNKGAKGTITNKTEFKSMGLDSLDLMDMIVTLEEKLNITVSDEDLLDIKKVSDLLEIIEKLKK, encoded by the coding sequence ATGAATTATTTTGAAGAAATTAAAAAAGCGCTTTTAAATAAGGGTGCAAAGGGTACAATTACTAATAAAACAGAGTTCAAATCTATGGGATTAGACTCACTGGATTTAATGGATATGATTGTTACTTTAGAGGAAAAATTAAATATTACTGTTTCAGATGAAGACTTATTAGATATTAAAAAAGTAAGTGATCTTTTAGAAATTATTGAGAAATTAAAAAAATAA
- a CDS encoding Fur family transcriptional regulator has protein sequence MEKKLNEYLELFKSKKIKLTDVRMSMLNIIISKKHFTINEVIDMVKSDLGSVNVMSIYNNIDLFLELHLLFANTINGKQIIYEAISPQLMHIFCDNCGGLEDLESPSLANELFLRFSEILKDRDMTLEHFKLELHGICKKCK, from the coding sequence ATGGAAAAAAAGCTTAATGAGTATTTGGAACTTTTTAAAAGTAAAAAAATAAAACTTACTGATGTAAGGATGTCTATGTTGAATATTATAATTTCTAAAAAACATTTTACAATTAATGAAGTAATTGACATGGTAAAAAGTGATTTAGGTTCTGTAAATGTGATGTCAATATATAATAATATAGATCTATTTTTGGAATTACATTTATTATTTGCAAATACAATTAATGGTAAGCAAATAATTTATGAAGCAATCTCACCGCAACTTATGCATATTTTTTGTGATAATTGTGGAGGGTTAGAAGATTTAGAAAGTCCTTCTTTAGCAAATGAATTATTTTTAAGATTCTCTGAAATATTAAAAGATAGGGATATGACTTTAGAACATTTTAAGTTAGAACTACATGGAATTTGTAAAAAATGTAAATAA
- a CDS encoding DegV family protein, whose protein sequence is MKIGILVDSSTGFIPEEHNTKLIRVIPLHLIVNNKDDYFDTPEVIKENDLMKVLAGNNRTTTSQASPGELMEKYDEMLKEFDHIIHLTIPSNLSGMHQTAVMLANEDDYKGKVTIIKHFIAANCAQLLALKFEEMILSGINEPSKFQEETDKWAKDSWTAIIPSDLKKFAEGGRANSLLIAILKFMKTKVSIQWLEKPKKIGMGRTYKAVLDKMTTALKKEMKNEYELLLVSLEEINNKIIEQIKNYLKEKHFEFKEAKVPTVFPWHAGIDTIALIAIKKSLLPKRKK, encoded by the coding sequence ATGAAAATAGGAATATTAGTAGATAGTTCTACTGGTTTCATTCCAGAAGAGCATAATACAAAACTTATAAGGGTAATACCGTTACATTTAATTGTTAACAACAAAGATGATTATTTTGATACACCCGAAGTTATTAAAGAAAATGACTTAATGAAAGTCTTAGCAGGTAATAACCGCACAACAACAAGCCAAGCATCACCAGGAGAATTAATGGAAAAATATGATGAAATGTTAAAAGAATTTGATCATATAATCCATTTAACAATTCCTTCAAACTTATCTGGTATGCATCAAACTGCTGTGATGCTAGCAAATGAAGATGACTATAAAGGAAAAGTTACAATTATTAAACATTTTATTGCAGCTAACTGTGCGCAATTATTAGCCTTAAAATTTGAAGAAATGATTTTATCTGGAATTAATGAACCTTCAAAATTTCAAGAAGAAACAGATAAATGAGCTAAAGACTCTTGAACTGCAATTATACCAAGTGATTTAAAAAAATTTGCTGAAGGTGGTCGTGCAAATTCTTTACTAATAGCAATTTTAAAGTTTATGAAAACAAAAGTTTCAATTCAATGATTGGAAAAACCAAAAAAAATTGGAATGGGAAGAACTTACAAAGCAGTATTAGATAAAATGACTACTGCTTTAAAAAAAGAAATGAAAAATGAATATGAATTACTTCTTGTTTCACTAGAAGAAATAAATAATAAAATAATTGAACAAATAAAAAATTATTTAAAAGAAAAGCATTTTGAATTTAAGGAGGCTAAAGTACCTACTGTGTTTCCTTGACATGCAGGGATTGATACAATAGCACTTATAGCAATTAAAAAATCATTACTTCCTAAAAGAAAAAAATAA
- a CDS encoding DegV family protein codes for MKIAVITDSSCGINDINSIKDLYLVPLMITKEDGEQIADDESFKPDDFYSLNDSQLLKTSQSIPGIMMEKWDELLKEYDQVVCLLLSKGLSGQYNTCKMLSNEEDYKGKVFVIDTNGVSIILKKQVHWVLQLIKEGKNAQDISDLIEKANKDFRVFIIPKSLNQLVRGGRISKAAAGLAKFLKITPILKYDGEIDKHGKTRTFKKAIEEALASLKQFSTKDTIDISYSRIDEETLNMVKEAAINLGFKLGFLDEMPNTITCHTGRETFALGIWK; via the coding sequence ATGAAAATAGCTGTAATTACTGACTCGTCGTGTGGAATTAATGATATAAATAGTATTAAAGATCTTTATCTAGTGCCATTAATGATTACTAAAGAAGATGGAGAACAAATTGCTGATGACGAATCTTTCAAACCAGATGACTTTTATAGTTTAAATGATTCACAGTTATTAAAAACTTCGCAATCTATCCCAGGTATAATGATGGAAAAATGAGATGAATTATTAAAGGAATATGACCAAGTTGTATGTTTATTACTTTCAAAGGGTCTTTCAGGACAATATAATACCTGCAAAATGTTATCAAATGAAGAGGATTATAAGGGAAAAGTATTTGTAATTGATACAAATGGCGTAAGTATAATTTTAAAAAAACAAGTACATTGAGTTTTACAATTAATTAAAGAAGGAAAAAATGCGCAAGATATATCTGATTTAATAGAAAAAGCAAATAAGGATTTTAGAGTATTTATTATTCCTAAGTCATTAAATCAATTAGTTAGAGGGGGCAGAATTAGTAAGGCTGCTGCTGGGCTTGCCAAGTTCTTAAAAATTACACCAATATTAAAATATGATGGAGAAATTGATAAGCATGGGAAAACTAGAACTTTTAAAAAGGCAATTGAAGAAGCATTAGCATCTTTAAAACAATTTAGTACTAAAGATACCATAGATATTTCTTATTCAAGAATTGATGAAGAAACATTAAATATGGTAAAAGAAGCAGCAATAAATTTAGGATTTAAACTTGGCTTTTTAGATGAAATGCCAAATACTATTACTTGTCATACAGGTAGAGAAACATTCGCATTAGGAATATGGAAATAA
- a CDS encoding DegV family protein, translating into MKIAILIDSSCGIKNTKDYKDLYLVPLMITKEDGKQIADDEKLSTDDFYKLNDSQLLKTSQSIPGDVMKKWDELLKEYDQVVCLFLSKGLSGQFNTFRMFSQEEKYINKIHVIDNNGVSIVIKRQLELVQTLIQEGKTGEEIKDIIEKYYNDIHGYIIPKSLVQLVRGGRISKAAAGLAKILKITPILKYNGEIDKQGKTRTFKKAVEEALKLLKVLYPENKKIDISYSRTDEETINLVKKIVTEAGYEIGLLDNLANTIICHTGRETFAFMPFQIWGEKLWK; encoded by the coding sequence ATGAAAATTGCAATTTTAATTGATTCTTCTTGTGGAATAAAAAATACTAAAGATTATAAAGACCTGTATTTAGTTCCACTAATGATCACAAAAGAAGATGGAAAACAAATAGCTGATGATGAGAAATTGAGTACAGATGATTTTTATAAATTAAATGATTCACAACTTTTGAAAACTTCTCAGTCAATTCCAGGTGATGTTATGAAAAAATGAGATGAATTATTAAAGGAATATGACCAAGTTGTTTGCTTATTCCTTTCAAAAGGTCTTTCAGGACAATTTAATACATTCAGAATGTTTTCTCAAGAAGAAAAATATATAAATAAAATACATGTAATTGACAATAATGGTGTAAGTATAGTTATTAAACGTCAATTAGAATTAGTTCAAACATTAATTCAAGAAGGTAAAACTGGAGAAGAAATTAAAGATATTATTGAAAAATATTATAATGATATACATGGTTATATCATTCCTAAGTCTCTTGTTCAATTAGTTAGAGGTGGCAGAATTAGTAAGGCTGCTGCTGGGCTTGCCAAAATATTGAAAATAACTCCAATTCTAAAATACAATGGAGAAATTGATAAACAAGGTAAAACTAGAACTTTTAAAAAAGCTGTTGAAGAAGCACTAAAATTATTAAAAGTACTTTATCCTGAGAATAAGAAAATAGATATTTCTTATTCAAGAACCGATGAAGAGACTATCAATCTTGTTAAAAAAATAGTAACAGAAGCCGGCTATGAAATTGGATTATTAGATAATCTAGCAAATACAATTATTTGCCATACTGGTAGAGAAACGTTTGCTTTTATGCCGTTTCAAATATGAGGAGAGAAACTATGAAAATAG
- the ytpR gene encoding YtpR family tRNA-binding protein translates to MKLFIKYIKNFNTISVILSNKKITRTEKDLDTAILFHDKEIVGFNIFNFKSNKVFSLEDKSLKRKVRPILKKYLGDFKLERQFIIAKITECEKIPETHLSKCKVNIGKKEVQIICGAKNARKNIYTTLATIDSWMPDGTQIKPGKLKGFDSFGMLCSARELGINNEKYNNEGIMEWEVDDSYIGKSIWEVLNEK, encoded by the coding sequence ATGAAATTATTTATAAAGTATATTAAAAACTTTAATACAATAAGTGTTATTTTGAGCAATAAAAAAATAACTAGAACTGAAAAAGATTTAGATACAGCAATTTTATTTCATGATAAAGAAATTGTTGGTTTTAATATATTTAATTTTAAATCTAATAAAGTATTTTCTTTAGAAGATAAGAGTTTGAAAAGAAAAGTAAGACCAATTTTGAAAAAATATTTGGGAGATTTTAAACTTGAGAGACAGTTTATTATTGCAAAAATAACTGAATGTGAAAAAATTCCTGAAACTCATTTATCAAAATGTAAAGTTAATATTGGGAAAAAAGAAGTTCAAATTATCTGTGGAGCTAAAAATGCAAGAAAAAATATTTATACAACATTGGCTACAATTGACTCTTGAATGCCTGATGGAACTCAAATTAAACCCGGAAAGCTTAAAGGTTTTGATTCATTTGGGATGTTGTGTTCAGCAAGGGAATTAGGAATTAATAATGAAAAATATAATAATGAAGGAATTATGGAATGAGAAGTTGATGATTCATATATTGGTAAATCAATTTGGGAGGTTTTAAATGAAAAATAA
- a CDS encoding nicotinate phosphoribosyltransferase, which translates to MKNKFNIDLRIFEDYYSADYFKKTREILNKFKPNQLVTMQWFQRKQNTVICGIEIIKEILRLSNIKNLVVEAVEEGEIVNALEPVLKITGKYSDFAHFEGLFDGILSRASTVATNARNISIAANGKKVLNMNDRMDYYTNQQIDGYASSIGGIKNLVTYASFEYLEEETVLNGTMPHALIASFNGDLIAATKAYKEVFPNNDLVVLVDYNNDCINDSIMVCNHFKNEIKALRLDTSPNLVDKSLANIEEVDNELHGVNPKLVKMLREKLDLNGHQNVKIIVSSGFDENKISYFEKNKVPVDIYGVGDAITKNKIGFTGDIVLIDGKKQSKFGRENAFSNKIKSIKYR; encoded by the coding sequence ATGAAAAATAAGTTTAATATTGATTTAAGAATATTTGAAGATTACTATTCAGCTGATTATTTTAAAAAAACTAGAGAGATTCTTAATAAATTTAAACCAAATCAGTTAGTTACAATGCAATGGTTTCAAAGAAAGCAAAACACAGTGATTTGTGGTATTGAAATAATAAAAGAAATTTTAAGGTTATCTAATATTAAAAATCTTGTTGTTGAAGCTGTTGAAGAAGGAGAAATTGTAAATGCTCTTGAACCTGTTTTAAAAATAACAGGGAAATATAGTGATTTTGCACATTTTGAAGGTCTTTTTGATGGAATTCTTTCAAGAGCTTCTACTGTTGCAACAAATGCAAGAAATATCTCAATTGCTGCAAATGGTAAAAAGGTTTTAAATATGAATGATAGAATGGATTATTATACAAATCAACAAATTGATGGTTATGCTTCTTCAATTGGAGGAATTAAAAATTTGGTAACATATGCATCTTTTGAGTATTTGGAAGAAGAAACAGTTCTAAATGGAACAATGCCTCATGCATTAATTGCATCGTTTAATGGGGATTTGATTGCTGCTACTAAGGCTTATAAAGAGGTTTTTCCTAATAATGACTTAGTTGTGCTTGTTGACTATAATAATGATTGTATAAATGATTCTATAATGGTTTGTAATCACTTTAAAAATGAAATTAAAGCACTAAGGTTGGATACTTCTCCAAATTTAGTAGATAAGTCCTTAGCAAATATAGAAGAAGTGGATAATGAGCTTCATGGAGTCAATCCTAAATTAGTAAAAATGCTAAGAGAAAAATTAGATTTAAACGGCCACCAAAATGTAAAAATTATTGTTTCCTCAGGATTTGATGAAAATAAGATTAGTTATTTTGAAAAAAATAAGGTTCCTGTAGATATTTATGGTGTAGGAGACGCTATTACTAAAAATAAAATTGGTTTTACAGGAGATATTGTATTAATTGATGGTAAAAAACAATCTAAATTTGGTAGAGAAAATGCCTTTTCAAACAAGATAAAAAGTATAAAATATAGGTAA